The following are from one region of the Treponema denticola genome:
- the rpmJ gene encoding 50S ribosomal protein L36, whose translation MKVRTSVKPICDKCKVIKRNGIVRIICTNPKHKQRQG comes from the coding sequence ATGAAGGTTAGAACAAGTGTAAAACCTATTTGTGATAAATGTAAGGTTATTAAGCGCAACGGAATAGTACGGATAATCTGTACAAATCCTAAGCATAAACAAAGACAAGGTTAA